The genomic interval CGGTGTCGGCCCGCTCGTCGAGGGCGACACCGTGTCGGTCTCCATCTCCTCCATCGGCACCCTCACCAACCGGGTGGTCCTGCGTGACTGAGAGCTCCCCGTCCCCGTCGCTGCCGCCGGCGGGGTCCTCGCCCGTGCGCGTGCGCTTCTGCCCCTCGCCGACCGGCAACCCGCACGTGGGCATGGTGCGCACCGCGCTGTTCAACTGGGCCTACGCCCGCCACACCGGCGGGACGTTCGTGTTCCGCATCGAGGACACCGACTCCGCGCGCGACACCGAGCAGTCCTACGAGGACCTGCTCGGCGCCCTGCGGTGGCTCGGCCTCGACTGGGACGAGGGCCCGGAGGTCGGTGGGCCGCACGCGCCGTACCGGCAGAGCCAGCGGCTCGAGGTGTACGCCGACGTCGCGCGCAGGCTGCTCGAGGCGGGGTACGCCTACGAGTCGTTCTCGACGCCGGACGAGGTGGAGGAGCGGCGCCGTGCGGCCGGCCAGGACCCGAAGCTGGGCTACGACAACGCCGATCGCCACCTCACCGACGAGCAGAAGGCGGCGCTGCGCGCGGAGGGGCGGCTTCCCGTGCTGCGCCTGCGGATGCCCGACCGCGTGATGATGTGGGACGACCTGGTGCGGGGCGAGGTGTCCTTCGCCACCGAGCACGTGCCGGACTACGTGATCGTGCGAGGCAACGGCGAGCCGCTGTACACGCTGGTCAACCCCGTCGACGACGCGCTCATGGGGATCACGCACGTGCTGCGCGGCGAGGACCTGCTCTCCAGCACGCCCCGCCAGCTCGCGATGTACGAGGCGCTCGCCGCGATCGGCGTCGGCGACGGCACGACGCCGCGGTTCGGCCACCTGCCCTACGTGATGGGCGAGGGGAACAAGAAGCTCTCCAAGCGCGACCCGCAGAGCTCGCTCAACCTCTACCGCGAGGAGGGCTACCTGCCCGAGGGGCTGCTCAACTACCTCGCGCTGCTCGGCTGGTCGCCGGGCGACGACCTCGAGTTCTTCTCCCCCCGCGAGATGGCCGGCCTGTTCGACATCGCGCGGGTGCAGCCCAACCCGGCGCGGTTCGACCCCAAGAAGTGCCTCGCGATCAACGCGCAGTGGATCCGGCACGTGGACGCCGCCGACCTGGGCCGCCGGCTCGTGCCGTACCTGGCCGCGCTCGGTGCCGTCGACGGGACACCCACCTCCGAGCAGCAGGCCGTCATCGACGCCGCGGTGCCGCTGGTGCAGGAGCGGATGGAGACCCTGCGCGCCGGCGCCGAGCAGCTCGCGTTCCTGCTCGTGCGCGAGGAGGACTTCGTCGTGGACGCCGAGGACCGCGAGCGGGTCCTCACCCCCGAGGCGCTGCCCGCGGTGCAGGCGGCGTACGACGCGCTGGCGGCCCTGGACTCCTTCGGCCACGAGCAGGTCGAGGCCGCGCTGCGCGCCGCGCTGGTCGAGGGTCTCGGGCTCAAGCCGAAGGTCGCGTTCGGTCCCGTCCGCGTCGCGGTCACCGGGCGCCGCGTGTCGCCCCCGCTGTTCGAGTCGATCGAGATCCTCGGCCGCGAGCGCACCCTCGCCCGGCTGGCCGCCGCGCTGTCCTGAGGACCGGCCGGGCCGGCCCGCGAGGACGCCGTCGGGACCGGGGGCGCCGCGACCCGCGCGCGGGGGCACCGGTTTGGGGCTCGCTGCGACCTGCGGCTATGCTGCTCCGGTCGTCGACCCGCGAGGGTCGGAGGCCTTGGGGTATGGGGTAATTGGCAGCCCGACGGATTCTGGCTCCGTTAGTCTAGGTTCGAGTCCTGGTACCCCAGCTGATCGCTTCGATCGCTCGAATCCCGCCGCGGACACCGAGATTTGGTGCGCGCGCGGCGGCTCGGGTACCGTCTCGATCCGCTGGTACGGCGTTCCTGCTCGTCAGGGCGCGTCCGTCCCGGCACCCACGGCCCCGTTGTGTAGTGGCCTAGCACGCCGCCCTCTCAAGGCGGTAGCGCGGGTTCGAATCCCGTCGGGGCTACGTGGCGATGTCGTCACGGCATCCCGAACGGCCCGGCCCCTCCTCGGAGGGACCGGGCCGTTCGTCGTGTGCGGGCGGAACGTCAGCGCGGGGCCGGCGCGTCGAGGAGCCGCCGCACCTCCGCGGCGAGGGCGACCGACGCCTCGATCTCCACCCGGCGGTTGGTCAGGCTCTCGACGTTGATGCCGAAGGGCAGCCCGAGCCGCCGGCAGAAGCCGACGAGCGCCTGCGCGTTGGCCAGGCACAGCTCGTAGGAGTCCGTCAGCGGATCGGGTGAGCGGCGCAGCTCGGTCCGCAGCCAGCGGGGGACGTCGATCCCGAGCCACGACATGAACTCCAGCGTCTTCACGGACCCGCACGGCGCGAGGGTGAGGACGACCGGACGGGGACGGACGCCCTCGTCGCGGCAGGCGTACGCGTAGTCGGACAGCAGGTCGCGGATGTGGTCGAGGTCGTAGCAGACCTGGGAGACGAAGAACTCGCAGCCGGCGTCCTGCTTGCCGATCATGCGGCGGTGCTCCTGGCCCGTGCCGACGTGCCGCTCGGCGATGCAGACGCCGCCCATCAGCGGCCGCCGGGGCAGTCCGGCGTGCAGCCGGTAGGCGTCGGAGAGCCGGGTCGTCACGGCCTGGTGGCGGGACGCGGCGCCGACCAGGACGGTGAGCACCCGGTCGGTGTCGACCCCGCTCATCCAGCGGCCGAGCTCGGCCTCGGCGTACTTGCTCACGGCGCGGTAGACGACCACCGGGCCGGTCCAGCCGGACAGGTGCCGGGCCACGAAGTCCGCCGGGTCCATCATCGGCATGAACGGGAACGGCCGGGGGTCGGGGGAGCGGTCGCTCTCGGCGTCGACGTCGTAGACGATCAGCGCGTCCGGGGCGACCGCCTCGAGGCGCTCGAGGGTCGCCTCGGCGATCTCGTCAGCACGGTGCGGTTCCGTCGTCCGGCTGGGTGGGGTGATGCCGTAGAGCAGCAGCCCGTGCTCCGCGCGTCGCAGCAGCTCGGGTGCCGCCCCGGTCCCGTCCACCGACATCGGCACAGCATGCCAAGGCGCGCGCCGTCGCGCTGCGCTCGGCGCGCCTGCTCAGACGCGCTTGGAGGGCATCAGCAGCACGAGCACCAGGGCGATGAACGAGAAGAAGAACGCGAGCAGCCCCCAGAGGAACGAGGACCGCCCCTTGCGCCGGGCGATCGCCGCCGTCCAGGCGATGATGAGGATCCAGAGGATGAAGCCGATGGTGTAGCCGATGACGAGCGACGTGTCGGCGGCGAGCAGGTTCACGCGGCCTCCCGGGGCCTGAGGGTCACGCGATTATGGCGCGACATCCTGTCTGTCGCGCTCGATCCGGTGAGGTCGGTCCGACGCGCCCGGCGAGCACGTCGTCGAGGGTGGCGGTGGCGTGTCGGGTGGCGGCGGCGCCCTGGGTCGGGCACGGTCCTGGGCGGGAGGGCTGCCATGGGGACCGAGCCGACGGACGACGGGCGACTCGCGCCGGCGCTGCGCGCCTGGTTCCTCGGGCCGCCGCGCCGTCACGGCGAGGTGCTGACGGACCGCGTCGTGAGCTTCCTCGAGCTCTTCTACGACCTCGTGTTCGTGGTGCTCGTCGGTCAGGTGGCGCACACGCTCGCCGGCAACCTCGGCTGGGCCGGGGTGGCCGACTTCGCCGTCGTGTTCGGGCTGGTCTGGATCGCCTGGCTCAACGGCTCGCTCTACCACGAGATGCACGGCCGCGAGGACGGCCGGGGACGCACGTACATCTTCGTGCAGATGCTGCTGCTCGTGGTGCTGGCGGTGTACGCCGGTGAGGCGACGGGCTCGCAGAGCACCGGGTTCGCCGTCACCTACACGCTGCTCCTCGCGGTGCTGGCGCTGCAGTGGTGGACCATCCGGCGCTACGACGTCGAGGAGTCGTTCCGCCGCAGCACCGTGCACTACGTGCTCGCGATCGCCCTCGTCGGGGTGCTGATGCTCGCGAGCGCCGCGCTCCCCGACGGTCCTCGGCTCGTGGTGTGGGCGGGGATCGTGGTGGGCTGGGTGCTCTCCGCGGTCGTGGAGTTCAACCGCGCGGAGATGCCGGAGTGGGACGTCCCGGTCACCGAGTCGATGGCCGAGCGCTTCGGCCTGCTGACCATCATCGTGCTCGGCGAGGTCGTCGTCGGCGTCACGGACGGGCTCATCGAGGTGGGCCCCACCCCGGTCGCGGTCGCCACCGGCCTGCTCGCGCTGTGCGTCGGGTTCGGGTTCTGGTGGAACTACTTCGACGCCGTCGGCCGCCGCACGCCGCAGGCCCGGCGCGGCCAGTTCACGCTGTGGCTGGTGATCCACCTGCCGCTCACGGGCGCCATCGCGGCGGCCGGGGCGGGCATGGTGAGCCTGGTCGAGCACGCGGCCGACGACCACGTGCCGGCCGGCACCGCCTGGCTGCTGGCGGGCTCGTCCGCGCTGCTGCTCGGTCTGCTCGGCGCGCTCGTCCGCACGCTCGACTACCGCGACGCGCTGGGCGGGCTCGTGGGCACCGTGTCGCGCTCGGCCTGGGCGGGCGCGCTGGCCTGCATGGCGGTCGGGCTGGCGGCGGCCGTCGTCCCCGGCGTGCGCGGTTGGGTGCTGGCGCTGTCGCTCACCGTCGTCAACGGCCTGGTGTGGGCCTACGTGTTCGCCCGGCAGGTGCGGCAGTCCGGGCTGCCCGCGCCTGGGCGCCCCGCGGCCGGCGCCGAGGCGTGACCCACGGCGGTCACCAGATCTCGATGCGCTCCGCCTCGGCCCGCAGCATCGGCGCGTCCGGTGCGAGCCCCCAGGCCTCGGCGAAGGCGGTGAGGTTCGACAGCGGGCCGAGCACCCGGAACCGGCGCGGGCTGTGCGGGTCCACCTGCGCGAGCGTCCGCGCGAGCTCGTCGCTGGTGTGACCTCGCCAGATGGTGGCGTAGGCGAGGAAGAACCGCTGGGCCGGGCTCAGCCCGTCCACGTCGGGGGCGTCGTGGCAGACGCGCTCGTGCGCCCGCATCGCCAGCGTGACGCCGCCGAGGTCGGCGATGTTCTCGCCGAGGGTCAGCCGCCCGTTGACGTGGACGTCGCCGACCGCGACGTAGCCGTCGTACTGGGCCACCAGCAGGTCCGCGAGCCCGGTGAAGTGAGCGGCGTCCTCGTCGGTCCACCAGTCGCGGAACGCCCCCGTGTCGTCGAAGCGGCGCCCGGCGTCGTCGAACGCGTGGGTGATCTCGTGGGCGATCACCGCGCCGATGGCGCCGAAGTTCACCGCGTCGTCGGCCGCGGCGTCGAACATCGGCGGCTGGAGGATCCCCGCGGGGAAGACGATCTCGTTGCGGGTGGGGTGGTAGTACGCGTTCACCGCGTGCGGCGGCATCTCCCACTCGCCGCGGTCCACGGGGCGGTGCAGGTCCGCGAGCTGGCGGTCGAGCTCGAAGCGGGCCGCGGCGAACCGGTTGGCGGCGTAGGAGGACCGGTCGATCCGCAGACCGGACCAGTCGCGCCACTCGTCCGGATAGCCGATCTTCACGGTGAAGGCGTCGAGCTTGGCCAGGCCCTGCTCGCGGGTCGCCTCCGTCATCCACGCGCGGGTGAGCAGCGAGCGGCGCATCTCCTCGCGCAGCTCGGCCACCATCGCGTCGGCGCGCTCCTTGGCCGCCGGGGGGAACCGCTCCTCGACGAAGCGGCGTCCCAGCGCCTCGCCCATGTCCTCGCCGAGGGCGTCGACGACGCGCTTCCACCGCTCCTTCTGCTCCTTCTTGCCTCCGACGCGCCGGCCGTAGAAGTCGAAGGCCTCCTCGTCGATGGCGGCGGGCAGCGCGCTCGCGGTGGCCCGCACGACGTGGAACGTGAGGTAGGCCCGCAGCACCTCGAGGTCCGTCGACCCGAGGATCTCGGCCAGCGCGGCGACGTAGCGGGGGCTCTGGAGGTTGACCGACTCGACCGGACCGGCGCCGAGGGCCTCGAGGTAGGCCGGCAGGCGCAGGCCCGGTGCGCGCTCGTCGAGGGCGTCGACCGGGGCGCGGTTGAGGGTGTTGCGCGGGTCGCGGCGCTCCTGCGCGCGCAGCTGCTCGGCGGCCAGCCGGGTCTCGAGCCCGAGGACGGCCGCGGCGAGCCGCGCGGCCTCGTCGTCGGGCGTGCCGACGTGGCGCAGCTGGTTCGCGACGTGCCCGACGTAGGCCTCGCGCAGCGCGACTGCCGCGTCGTCGGGGGAGTCGTAGGAGTCGCGGTCGGGCAGGCCGAGCCCTCCCTGCACGATCCAGAGCAGGTACCGGGTGGAGTCGTCGTGGTCGACCGTCACCCCGGACAGGAACAGGGCGGGGACGCCGTGCCCGTGCAGCAGCGGGAGCAGGTCCAGCACGTCGTCCACGGACGCCACGGCGTCCACACGGTCGAGCAGGGGACGGATCGGCTCGAGGCCGAGCGACTCGATCGCGGCGGTGTCCATGCCCGCCGCGAAGTAGTCGCCGAGCGCGCGGTCGAGGTCGCCGGACGGCGACTGCGCGGCGCGCTCGAGCAGCTCGCGCAGGAGCTGCTGGTTGCGCTCGCTGATCTCCTCGAACACGCCCCAGCCGCCGAAGCCGGCGGGGATCGGGTTGGCGTCGAGCCAGCCGCCGTTGGCGAACCTGTAGAAGTCGGCGCCGGGGTCGGCAGAGGGGTCGCGGTCGCTCGCGCGCAGGGTCATCAGGGCTCCTCGAGGTCGTCCCCGACCCTATGCGCGGCCCCGGCCCCGGACCGTGCGGGCAGCGCTCAGACGCCGCCGTTGCGGCGCAGCGCCTCGGTGAGCCGCGCGGCGGCCGTGACGACGGCCTGGGCGTGCAGGCGGCCCGGCGCACGGCCGAGCCGCTCCATGGGTCCGCTCACCGACACGGCGGCGACGACGCGGCCGCCCTGCCCGCGCACCGGCGCGGAGACCGACGCGACGCCCACCTCGCGCTCGCTCACGCTCTGCGCCCAGCCGCGCCGGCGGACCCCGGCCAGCGTCGTCGCGCTGAACTTCGCCCCCATCAGCCCGCGGTGCATCCGCTCCGGCTCCTCCCAGGCGAGCAGCACCTGGGCCGCGGAGCCCGCGTGCATCGTGAGCACCGACCCGAGGGGCACGGTGTCGCGCAGCCCGGACAGCCGCTCGGCCGCGGCCACGCAGATCCGCTGGTCGCCCTGGCGCCGGTAGAGCTGCGCCGACTCGCCGGTGGCGTCGCGCAGGGCCGTGAGCACCGGGCCGGCGGCCGCGAGCAGCCGGTCCTCGCCGGCGGCCGCGGCGAGCTCCGCGAGTCGGGGCCCGAGCACGAAGCGGCCCTGGAAGTCGCGGGCCACGAGCCGGTGGTGCTCGAGCGCCGTGGCGAGGCGGTGCGCGGTGGGCCGGGCCAGCCCGGTCGACTGCACGAGACCGGCCAGG from Frankiales bacterium carries:
- a CDS encoding helix-turn-helix domain-containing protein; protein product: MDNTSGVGVLDKAAAVLGALEAGPLTLAGLVQSTGLARPTAHRLATALEHHRLVARDFQGRFVLGPRLAELAAAAGEDRLLAAAGPVLTALRDATGESAQLYRRQGDQRICVAAAERLSGLRDTVPLGSVLTMHAGSAAQVLLAWEEPERMHRGLMGAKFSATTLAGVRRRGWAQSVSEREVGVASVSAPVRGQGGRVVAAVSVSGPMERLGRAPGRLHAQAVVTAAARLTEALRRNGGV
- a CDS encoding 5,10-methylenetetrahydrofolate reductase; translated protein: MSVDGTGAAPELLRRAEHGLLLYGITPPSRTTEPHRADEIAEATLERLEAVAPDALIVYDVDAESDRSPDPRPFPFMPMMDPADFVARHLSGWTGPVVVYRAVSKYAEAELGRWMSGVDTDRVLTVLVGAASRHQAVTTRLSDAYRLHAGLPRRPLMGGVCIAERHVGTGQEHRRMIGKQDAGCEFFVSQVCYDLDHIRDLLSDYAYACRDEGVRPRPVVLTLAPCGSVKTLEFMSWLGIDVPRWLRTELRRSPDPLTDSYELCLANAQALVGFCRRLGLPFGINVESLTNRRVEIEASVALAAEVRRLLDAPAPR
- a CDS encoding glutamate--tRNA ligase encodes the protein MSARSSRATPCRSPSPPSAPSPTGWSCVTESSPSPSLPPAGSSPVRVRFCPSPTGNPHVGMVRTALFNWAYARHTGGTFVFRIEDTDSARDTEQSYEDLLGALRWLGLDWDEGPEVGGPHAPYRQSQRLEVYADVARRLLEAGYAYESFSTPDEVEERRRAAGQDPKLGYDNADRHLTDEQKAALRAEGRLPVLRLRMPDRVMMWDDLVRGEVSFATEHVPDYVIVRGNGEPLYTLVNPVDDALMGITHVLRGEDLLSSTPRQLAMYEALAAIGVGDGTTPRFGHLPYVMGEGNKKLSKRDPQSSLNLYREEGYLPEGLLNYLALLGWSPGDDLEFFSPREMAGLFDIARVQPNPARFDPKKCLAINAQWIRHVDAADLGRRLVPYLAALGAVDGTPTSEQQAVIDAAVPLVQERMETLRAGAEQLAFLLVREEDFVVDAEDRERVLTPEALPAVQAAYDALAALDSFGHEQVEAALRAALVEGLGLKPKVAFGPVRVAVTGRRVSPPLFESIEILGRERTLARLAAALS